In Balaenoptera acutorostrata chromosome 8, mBalAcu1.1, whole genome shotgun sequence, the genomic stretch AGGGGGATCAGTCTCAGCAGAGACAATCCTCCCTACTCCACCTCAGATCTTCACCAATAAGTGTGAACGCTCTGGCTGCCGGCAGCGGGAAATGATGAAACTGACCTGCGACCACTGTGGCCGAAACTTCTGCATCAAGCACCGTCACCCACTGGACCATGATTGCTCTGGGGAGGGGCACCCCACAAGTAGGGCAGGGTAATTGCAACCAAGTCCTCTACTTGGCTTTGGGACCACCCCATCCTTTTGAAACTGACTCAACCTCTGTCATTATAGTTGGGAAGCGTCAACCTGTCCCCTTTGGCTAGGgagtctttttatttccttttgaagtGCATGTTTTCCAGACCTTGTGGAGGAGTTCCCCTCCAGACTTCCTTGGTCAGGCCAGGGAGGAACATGCAAGCTGACTGTGCCTGGAGGCATGCCAAGAGTGTCTCTTCCCTACAGACTGGCTGCCATCTCCAGAGCACAAAGCCTAGCTTCTTCTACAAAGACCATCCCCAGCCCAAACCAGACCTTGCCTTCATCTACCTCTGCCAGCAGGTAGGCCTGCctgtttctcctcttccttttttcccttcacaTCTCTGACCTCAGCCTCTTGAATGTCTGCCATAGAGCCACGACTCAGTCTCCATCCCGGACAGCCTCTCCAGTGATTGCTTTGCAAAATGGCTTGGTGAGTTGGGCAGAGGTCAGATGGACAGAAGCAAACCCACAGAGAGTAAAGTCCA encodes the following:
- the ZFAND2B gene encoding AN1-type zinc finger protein 2B isoform X5, with the translated sequence MMKLTCDHCGRNFCIKHRHPLDHDCSGEGHPTSRAGLAAISRAQSLASSTKTIPSPNQTLPSSTSASRATTQSPSRTASPVIALQNGLSEDEALQRALELSLAEAKPQVPSSQEEEDLALAQALSASEAEYRQRQAQSRSLKPSNCNLC